DNA from Antennarius striatus isolate MH-2024 chromosome 1, ASM4005453v1, whole genome shotgun sequence:
AATTACTACATTCAACAAAGaatatattacattacaatgaATTCAAACaagtacattttaaaaacaggatTTCACAGCATCTAGACATCCTCCACTGAGTAATGGGGCTATTGCATGGGCGTGCAAGGGTTGGAGACGGGGGAGGCCGAGTAAGGAGCTCACTGTACTTCACCTTCCTCCCCCTGGTCGTTGGCAGCTTGCCTCAGCATGCAAACTCTCAGACAGATGGGCTCGGGCTCTCGGCTCGCCTATGTAAAAAAATGAGACTGGGTTCTATCCACCTGGACCTCTGATGCGACTCAGGACCCGTTCGTAAAACGTTCTTGTGACTTAATGGATTGGGATAAAGGGATTCTGGGACGGCTCTCGACATGCGCATCTTTTAAAGGTGTGAGACATACAGCAGACATGAAGGTTAAAGTCCCTGATGACTGATCTGAGCAGAAGGTCCCATCATGTGTGACTGCGACTCATTCACTGAGGCACTTGTAATTAACCTACGGTAATGCAGGGGTCGGTTAtgattcacttttttattttagaaaataaattaacattcTAGACATTTTCAAagttcttttttaaatactgaGATTCCCCTCTCGTTCCTGTACTTCTTTACACCCACAGTCCTGCCACTGTAACCGAAGCAGCCGGGGTAAGAGCCTTTTAAATGTTAAACGGTGACCCACGCGCCTCGCAGATGGCCTCAGGTGAAGCAAACATCCATAAGGCAGCACGAGATATTAGGCCAGAACGTCAGCGAAACGAACCTGTGGCTGAATCTCAGGGCAGATCTGACGAGGGCAGCGGGCAGGCAGGGGGTATGAGGCCTCTCAGTTTGAATATGCTGGAGAAATGGCAACGCTCGAGTCCACTTTTACAGATTTAGGAGAATGTAGGCAACTTCTAATCATTGTTTTTAATGGAGAAATGCAGGAAGTGAATGTGGATTGTGTGGTGATTGTAACTTAATTCAAAATGAAACCTCCAAAATGGTTTCATTTTGGCACTGTATCCGCTaatggctgctgctgctacgGGTTAACATCTCATAAGGCGTCACATTACACAAAACCTTTATGCTGCTTGAGTCAGATGTTGTATTATAAGTGTTAGTCACACAAATCGAAGCGACGAAGCATCGAGAACCAGTTCCATGAGCTGGCATCTGAAAAAGACTCTTCATGTCTTTAAAAGTACATCAacgtaaaaaaaagaaaaaattaaaaaaaaccacgcAGAGGAGCGTCGTCTGCTGACCACTCACACCAGAGGCGGCGTTGCTACGGAGTTAGACATACACACGTTGCTGTGACCGCAGTAgcaggggatggggggggtctCAGTGCCGAGAGAGAGCGTAAAATAAGGGAGTGCATCCTGTCCTGTCTTACTCAGTTGAATGTCTGGAAACGAGCTGTTCTGGCCAGCAGCAGTACAAACACTAAAAGCAAGGCTTTCTTTtccaacccaaaaaaacaaaagaaacaaaaaagcataaacatataaaaatggcaggcttttttttcttttaaaagaacaatgattaaagtaataaaaacatacaaaattcTTTTAAGTCTTCTTATTATATACAATACAAGGCTGAAGcacctttttaaaattcttatCCTCAATTTTTCtatgttgaaataaaacatttccttaattctttccaaaaaaaaaaatgtgcattttctAAGTTCTTCCCTAATTTTATGAACAGTTCTTTGCTGTAACACAGTACCACCAGGTAGTTCTTCAGCTTTAATTCTTAAGTGCATTTCCAGTTGAAAAGCTCATGGCCGCTGTGATAAAAATCAGTCCTCGTTGACCAGAAGCCTCCGAAGCGTTCAAGTCTCTCTTGGGACGCCCCCGTGGGGCAGCTGCTCCCTCATTGGCAGGATTGTCTGTGCAGCTGTGGTGGCGAGGGATGCAGGGACTGAACAATCAAGCAGCCGGGACAGAAGACTGTGAGAatcaggcgtgtgtgtgtgtgtgtttgtgtgtgtgtgtgtgtgtgtgtgtgtgtgtgtgtgtctttgtgttggtCTTCAGGTATTCCTGCCCCGTGTTTTTGCTGATCTCGGGGGTTGGCTACATTGGCACGTGATAGTGGCTCATGGCACGGTCCCTGGCTGGCCACAATCCAAAGACTGCCTAACCTTCACTGTAAGGTCCcataacatccatccatccatccatccattcattcatccatccattcatccatccgcCCACCTATCCATTCTATCCAGCCAACTGTAGTCTCCTCCGTGGAGCCCTGTGGACCAGgttatgaaaaataaactcTGGATGTCAGTCCGAGATGGGGGAGTGCCTGTGGGCCATTGGGTGGGTGTGTCGGGGTCACCTGGGTGGGTAGCCCTTGTAATGGCCACCTCTTGGCCAGTGTGTCTGTGGCAGTGTCAAACACTTCCTGAAGTGCTCCAGCTCTGCTTGTAGCTTCTCCCTCTCCATCGCCAACTTCTGTCTCTGGGACATCAGCTCCTGCAGGCCCAGGACAGGAAGTACAAATATCAGACAAACCGCAACACAGGCACACGGGGAAAAAAtgcaagacagagaaagagtaGTGACTTGTGATTTGGGATCGTGgttcacacgtgtgtgtggAGAAATGTGTGGGAGGTGAGCAGTACCGACGACAGGTGAGCGAGTCTTACCCCCATGCTGTGAGacagctgctctgctgtcagACTGAGGTTGTAGTTCTGAGCTTCTAGTCTTCGACATTGATTCTGCAGCACTTGCCGCTCCAAACTTTGCTCTAGAGGACGGCACCAAATCAAAGAAGAGgaaccagaaaaaaagagaagttgGATGTTAGAAAGAAAAAGCATCTGAGTGACATCTAGTGAAATTTTACACATTGATTTCCACTTAGCGTATTAATTATGGTAAGGATAATACCGCCCTCTAGTGAAAAAAGGACGCTACAGCGGCTTTAAATTAGGCATTTCAACCAACACACAACTTGCAAattacagtcaaccctcggttttcgaacataatccgttccagaatgatgttcgaaaagcgagttgttcgaaatccaaaactatttttcccattataaggAATGTAAagaattttaatccgttccaagtctaaaaaacaacttttaaatttttttaaaactattttacaccataaactgcactgtatactgtttactataaataaaaaggggtagaaatagacactgtgttttattttaataaaagatattctatcgaactttgaacgcGAATgtgctacggaggaagcatcctgggcagttcgctcggctcccgagtgagtcgcgttcaggtacgctcggcttctttaggtttggtcgagagccgaattctggtcgagttcagagacgtaaaattctcagattttctggtggaaaaccgatttggtcgagaacagaagcgttcgaaaactgAGGTTTGACGGTATAAAGTAACgctttaaaattaatatatttttttatttgtcccaGAACAAAGGGAAAAAACCAAATCATAAcataaatgtgacagtaatgaGGCTTTGAAACTCGTTTGATACGAGATAGAAGAACAACAAggtttcataaaaataataatcactgcTCCGTTTTGGGAGGTTTACCTTCAATGTATTCCTGATAAGCTTCAAACACAGATTCAATTCCCTGCCACTTGGATGCAGgagcctcctcttcttcctcatcctcctcttcctcagagtcATCTGGACCAGACAGGTCCTCCCTCGTCCCCGAGGCTTCCCGGCGTAAAGGTACAGAGAAGTGCTGCCCATTGGGctgagggtgggggtgtgggagAGGATGGGGACcagaatgtgtgtttgagtgaggcggcggcggcggccggcCAGGGACGCTCTGAAGCTCTGGAATGTTGTAGTGAACCGACGACTCCTGGAGGTGGGATGACTCCGACATCCCCGTCGCTCCGCCTGGAGGGTTAGATGGGGGATGGGGGCGGATTTTGTCACTTGGTTAATATGGaaagtggttaaaaaaaatgacccaCAAACGCATCGCTGCCACCCGTGCGCCTCACCTTTGTGCTTCTGCAGAGCCTTCTGGGTCGACTGAAGCACCGACTCGTGGAACTGCTGGGCGAATTCCTCGGGGGTGAAGCTGTCCCAGGGTTTGGTGCGCCCGTTGATGGCGTGGAGCCCCTCTTTAGCCTGCAGGGGGAGCGGGGGCCGCAAGCTGTTCAGCAGGCTGGAGCTCCTCTTAGAGATAGGAGCCTCACTGGGCCCCCGGGCCTTGTCTGGGTAGACAGCTGGAGAAGGGGGTTCCTTTGGTCTTAATGTGTCCCCGAGGGGCTTCTGATGTCCGTTGGGGGACTCCGGGCAATGCGAGGGGGGGCTGTGTGGTCTGACGCTGTGCTGGTCCTCTGATTCAGAGGAAGGCTGGGCAAATGCAGAATCTGTAATAGTTTGCAAACGTGTCGAGGTCAAAGCGCCATCAGAACAGACTAGATGCTGCAGCCAGACAGTTCAGTTCATTACGATGCGTTCGGATACATCACGTGTTAACCACTACCACCCTAAATaaaggaaagtgtgtgtgtgtgtgtgtgtgtgtgtgtatcggcATTAGCTCACCAGAGGCCTGTGGAGGTGGGCTCTTACACAGCGGATGAGGGGCATGCCTGATGGTATCCAAGGTTACGCTCTTTTCTTTGATGGCCTGGAGCAGCTCCACCACCCTTTCATTATCTGAGAGACATAACAGCAGCGAGAacgtgtgtgtctttgtgggaCTGTTCACATTGTCAGCATACGTAGGAAatgtctccgtgtgtgtgtgcgtgtgtgtgtgtgtgtgttgggtgtggCCTGACATGGTGGAAGGCGGTGCGCTGCCATCTGCAGGCAGCAAACCGTAAATGAAAAGGATTAAATGAGGATCACTGTAAACCCACTGCTGCCACTCCCCATTCCTCATCCATAtgtatgcagtgtgtgtgtgtgtgtgtgtgtgtgtgtgtgtgtgcctgcatgtgTCCACTAAATAGGGTGATATAAAGCATGATATTATGCATGCTGTTTAATGCCTGCTGTATTTCATCGGGGGCTTCGGGGTCGACGTGTTCATCGTCTGACCCTTTTATGATTCCCTTCAAGGCTCCAGCCAACCGGCGTAATGAGAATGCAGAGCATGTAAAGCAGGCGGCGCTCAGCCCAAGTGAAGCGTCAGCAGGCCgtgttgggtgggtgggggtgggggtggggcacTACTACTTTCTAAGAGCTAAACCAGAATGCAATTCATCTTGTTTATGCTGCGGGAGTGAGACGTCAGAGAGGAGGGACGGACGTGAGTGGTGGACGTGGGTGTGTCTGTGCCACGTGAAGTTCACTGGGTCGGTTCACACGCAGGGATCTCCAACGAGCTTGGAAACACATTGACATGTTTAAGCATTTATCAATACCAGTTTCAAACTTTTTTCCCCATAAAAACAGTGAGTTTCAAGATGGATTCTGGGGCGTGAAAGGTTTTCACGTTAACAATAAAGGAACAGTTTAAGGCTTTTAATATCTTTTTCATGGAGACTGAACCTTTCTTATAAAGTCTTTAAAGTCTCTCTCTTATAGGGTCCACATTCACACTCATTCTGACACCGTCACGCGTGTTTCTTGTTACCTCTCCTCTGCTGTACGGTGACGTGGGACAGTCTGAACATGGTGAGGAATCTCTTCTTGTCCTCCAGCTCTGGCGCTCGGTCCATCTCCTCAGGGGTGAACCTCGTGCTGAgctgggggggaggaggaggaggagtagtgCGTTTTGACTGCGAGGCGGGCGGCGAGGGGCTGCGCTCCCTGAGcatcctccttcttttccttctcttctgcCGCACCAGCTCCTCTCGCCGCCCCGCGGTGGTCAGACCGAACACGCCCAGGAAGTCAAGTTTCTGCGCGGAGATGGAAACTCAGTCAGCCTGACGTTCTGCCGTGAGCGCCGTGCGTGtgtgtcgccccccccccccatgaaggAAGGCATGGGAAGCAGGAGATGACAGGTTTCTTACCTCCGTGGAATCATCTAACTTGAGCGGGGGCTGCTCTGCTACTCTCCTGAGATGGgccctcacctcctcttcatcgctctCGTCGTACGAGTCGTCCAGGTCATAGTAGTAACCTGCAACCAGTGATGACGGCACCGTTGACACCCCCCTTTCTGaatctttaaataaataaatttaaaaaaaaaggttctgaCACAACGCCACGCCGTACCTTTCTCCCTGgcctcccttctcctcttctcctccagaTCCAGTTTGCTGACGGGTCGTCGGTGCTGCTGGAGGAACTCGTCGTAGATCAGCATCGTGTCCGGACTGGTTCCCAGTGTGGCTACCTGTCCCGACGTCCCCGTCCCAGCCCCGACCCCGTGTCCGCTCCGGCTGTGCCCCGGGTGTCCCTGGAGGCTCTTCAGCCCGGCGCTGCTCTTCCCAGCCCCCTCTAAGTCGTACTGGCTGGAGAGCGACAGCGACGCCTTCTGCTGGCTGAAGAACGTCTGGGTGGATTTCTCCAGATCTGCCAGGAATGTGCTGGGCTCTGGAAGGCCCGGGGGCCCTCTCAGTTGGGGGTACTTCTCCATCACCCCCACATCTCTCCTTCGTGCTCCGTCTTCATACTTCAAGGCCCCTGGAGGCAGTCGGCTGAGCTCGTAGTGGCCCATCCCTGAGGGTTCGTGAGTCCGTCTGGAATCGGATGCTGTTTCTATAAGTGAGGCGGGGTTCCACAGCGTGGTGGGAGGCGGGGGGTGGTGCTCGCGTGGTGGCTGAGGAGGTTTGGGGGAAATGAGAGGTGGTGGGGCACCTAGGTGAGGGTGGAGGTCCCGACCTCCTGGTTCATGGAGATTTGGTATGGATCTGTAGTTGCAAAGGAAAGGTTGTGTTTACTTGTTAGAAATACAAAGAATGGAGCTGATCTCCGATAATAATTAGGAATGTatgaattttaacaaaaaaccccaataatttcacacatttttacattaaaaaaaagttcataaaTCGCAGCTGAAGCAGACCTGATGGGATGAAAAGGCCTCCTCGCTCTATTCACTTTCATCATCCCACTGCTGGGCAGATCATTTATTGGCTCGATAAATACCTTACATCCCCACAAAAACTGATTAAATGTTTTCCGATCACACACGCAGCGCAAAGACACACCACGGTGTTTTATTGAGCCTTACTTCCCTTAATCCCTGTCAGTCGGTCTGGGTTGGTGCAAAACAGTGTTATCACGCCCAGACAGAGTCGCTCAGAGCAGAGTAAGGATGTGGCCCCGGCACATAATGTCCTACAGATATACAGGCCTGTTTCTGATCtctccctccacacacacacgcacacacacacgcacacacacacacacacacacacacacacacacacacacgcacgcacaggAAGAGAGCAGTCAAGAGACCAGGAGAAATTGAgttttcctgacagacagaccagcaACAGGAGAAAATGACGTGATGTGAGCGAGAAAGGAAGAACACGTGTGTCAGGGGAGagtaagtgtaaaaaaaataaataaaaaaaatactggtgGTGTAATATGGCAACAGCAGGGAGGAAACAAAGGCAGATGGACATTGTCTCAAGCATCCCTCCAAATCAAAGCTGGCAGGAGCGCACGCTGCACGACCGGTCAAATTATCTACgcctcctgtttgtgtttgtgtttgtgtaccaGTGAATAAATCTGTGATTTTAGCCATTCTACCATAGGGCTGCTGATAGAAGTGGCTTTTTCCTGTTCAACTAGTTTGCCATTGATTCTCTTCTCAATCACGCTCTACAATAGAAGCAAAGGAAAAACAGCTGCATCTCCAGActgtgtctgcacacacacatcagctccTGAACAAATGTTTCCCTTTGGCCTCAGAAGAAACGGACTAGGAGATTCTTCTGGCACgaatctttttttcttgccagtaatccctcgcttattctgGCTTCAAGATGCGCGACTTCATTACATCAcaaatttttagtaggtagtcacgtgataccgtacacgatACACACACGCtactggctgacagcatccatgcgCTAGGTTCCGAAGCTgacggaacgcagtgcacttctgcgtattaaagaaacacttttgatTCCAAATTGTTTTCAACAGTCTAtcaaagtgtgggaaaaggtaatacagagatacggtggtttaatgtcagtatgacAGTGACACACGGTGCAGCAGTGAGCAGTCGAGCCTCACCTCTGATTGGACTACCAATGATCAAAACAAGTTTTAATCAGTAAaagaagacgaacgtcggagctttaAATATCtccttcgaacttcagatcaggaaataacccgtcctgttcaaactgagtgaTACACTTGGTGCCTCACCgccgtgaacctcaccgcacgtcactggttggtaaacatttaaattagggctgtcactttaacgcgttaatgaGATTAATTACGCTGAAAATTAACGcgttataaaaattaacgcaattaattgcgagtggcaagtcaatgcgcaagcattttaaatttggcccactgAGGgtcccgtaggctgcagtgacgtcacttcgtacctgcgccactagtcaaaagcagagtgactgacaacagagatggacgcgataCAGGAGAGCGAGGTAAgaccactcggacctttgggaaagtttatttctaaaaagaacaaagacgggacaatcaacaaaaacgcagtgattctgcgctgtagacgcctccgtcagtctgccccaggacagctgtggctacacacgtagttaccaTCATCAAGTATGaaagaggagtgaatgaataatggatccgatgtaaagcgtctttgagtgtccagaaaagcgctatataaatctgatccatcattattattattattattatttgtaccttttgaaaagagaattttcatatcaccgaagcagctccagcctaacgtatcatttaaatacaaaacgtgtcaaggacacagagttgaacattagcttaccctttcaaaggaaaagcctgttggcatcctgctatttagttgccttatttagaggcatgttatactattcattttgaattgctgtattgagtcagctttagtattcattttgattgagagtctgcttatgtgcccatttgagactcagccttattttatttctgaattttatttgttttatttaactgtattcgtattgtatttttgagaaatgcaccagGCCTaactggtttgctgatgtgcttgaccttttttcttttgaatttcattgataaagcacacttaaccaataaaaatgtggatttcatatcttctcttcttggtacattctattgattagtcatgcactacaattttgtaatgtcctaaaattcaaattctttatttgggggcctttagcaggtatgagattaaaatgagattaattagattaatcaattaaaaatcctgtaattaattaaattatttttttaatcgcctgacagcagtaatttaaattaagaataaaataaatatttggtcgctatatcgcggaattttggtTTTTGCGGGTtgtcctggaacgtattaaccgagagtaacgagggatcactgtattccTAAAATCAAACTTCTTAATCTAACAGTTTCAGAAACTGTCCCCAGGAGGCTACTAGTGACAGATGAATATCTCTGAAAAAACATTGTTATCTGAAGGAAAGGAAGCATATTGTTGTCACCCCAACAATATGTCACCCTGCTCGTCTGTATCGGGAACCCTGAGCTAGATCACTACGTTCGTCGAGTCACACAGGACCGGATACCGCCCTAAACGTCTCCTGACTGGACAGAAACAGGTTGAGCGATCTGAGTTTGTTACCTGTGCGAGTCCGTCCTGTGCTCTGGCGCCTCACCGGGCCGACCCAGATCCAGATGCTGCTCCAGAACCTGCTGGCGGAATTCTGACACCTGGTACTGGCGATCTTCTTTCTCCTGCCGCATCTTGCGTTGTCGCGCGACCCATCTTTCTTCCTCGTTGTTTCTTTGAGCCATCATTGAAGCGGAAAGCACGGGCCCTACGCCGCCGGGACCCATGTAAAGGCCATGGGTTGAGATGAGACCAGGGACAGGATGATGGGCTTGGATCATCGTAGAGTGGAGTACTGGTGGGACTGGTTTGGGGGCTGGCGGTGCGGGCTCTTTGGTTTTTTCTACGGATTAGAAAAGGTCAAcatgaatatgtaaatataaaggCCGCAGCTAAAAATTACTTtaactttgaaatattttattcaatgattacattttattttataaaacttaaaacagcaaataaaaacacGTCCTTCACTGGTGGACACAACCATGAGCTTAtgtgcttgttttatttttagtttactGCCTAGAAATGAGAAGAAGCCATCCCAAATTTTATAGATAAATcatgatttaaaacattttctgagaTCAAGTTTCTGTAATTGGAGTACTTGTTTCAAAGTATAGCTTTTAAGGGTCAAGTGTTCACAGGCAGTGTGGACGTAGCTGAGCTAGGGTACGGGGGGGAGTGTGGACACCTACCAGCCCGATTCGGGGTGAGTCTCTCAGGCTTGGTTCGGTCCTCCTGTCCCCTCATGGCGTGGAGCTCAGCCAGGTAGTGACTCTCCATGGCCTTGGACGCCTGCAGCTCCTTCTCCCTCAGCGCTCTCTCCTTCTGCCTCTCCAGCTCCCTCTCTcgttccctctctttctcccgtTCCCTCTCccgctctctctccctttcccgctctctctccctctccagtTCCTTCTCCcgctctcgttctctctctcgctccttctctctctccgcCTCGCGCTCCCTCTCTTTCTCGCGCTCGCGTTCCCGTTCccgctccctctctctttgcCGCAGCTCGTCCTCCAGTTGGAGCCTGAAAAGCAAAGTGGACGACAGGTCAGGGAAATAAAGgacgacaccccccccaccccaccccagtcAGCGATCACTGTGTGGACGCACTGGTGACCTGTGGGTGAAACACGACGCATTTACCTCTCAGACTGCAGCGCTGACAGTGACGGGTGCGTGAAATCTCCAGGATAGCGAACCCCTGGTAGGTGCATGTGAACAGCAGAGGGATGGATGGGGGGTaaggcgccccctgctggcaatGAATAGAAAGGTGACCTCAAAGCAGAGAGGCAGAATGGGTCATCCATCCTGTGAGAAACGGAttgcaatgaagaaaaaaaaaagagagcaagaGAAGGAGTGAGTCTCCTCGTGTGATGGAGAAGAATCCTCTGTCATTAACCCGTGCACCCCCCAGAGAAGCGACATCACAGGAGACTTCCATCgttcaaagcagcagcagagactgTCAGCTAACCTCAATCACCGCGTGGCACAGCTAGCTAGCGCTGTGTGCTGATGCACCACTGGgcacttctgtgtgtgtgtgtgtgtgtgtgtgtgtgtgtgtcccctcaTTAAACCCATTACAGCgctgtgtgtgacaggtgcTACAGTCTTGTGATCTTCCTGGGTTGACAGTCGATGGGCACAGCCTGTGAGATAGCTCAGAGCAAGCTGGCTCCTTTAGAACACACACCGTCCACATCATTATATATAGAAcacagacatgtgtgtgtgtgtgtgtgttcttatcAACTATCACAccatgggttttgttttttttttgttgctgttggtgTTTTCTATATATGATAACGGGCTGTTGCTCTTATAGAACGCCATGACACCTCAAACAAAACCTCTATAAATAAACACAGAGGTGAGAGCAGGAGGCAATTTTTAAAGCTGTCAAATACGTTTAGCGATTATTATTCCAACTATTAACTGTGATTTAATGAGCACTCAAGCACCTTACACATCTTCTAATGGTAACAAATTGAAATCATAGCAGTTTATCTGAACTGAAGTGACATTTATCTGAACACAATTTCCTTCTTTCCATTTCTGAGACTTGCAGTTTTGTTTAATCTGAGTCCtgcttttcatttcttcagagaTGTGCACAATTAGTATcttaaaaacccccaaacaaacatcGAAACGGAGAGCTTACCTGTATGGCGTGAAGGAAGGGTGGGGCAGATAGCTGGGGTGGTAataagcagctgcagctgctgcggTGGCGGGGTCCAGGCCCAACGGCAGAGAGGGCATTCGGAGGGCATCCTCCGTGGTGGCATAGGGCCGGAAACCACGGAGGTACTCCTCTGGTACGTGACCAGGAGGCACTGCGTTAGGCAACTGTCTGGGCAGGCTGGGGGAGAAAGGAAGGGCAGGTAGACGGCAGACAAAAGCAGCTGTTACTGTGATTTGtgagcctttaattttctcaaaattaaaggtgcgccttacaatccagtgcaccttatatgtgaaaaactGAAACTGTCCAACAAATCCGTAGAAACGGGCGGAGCTGCGTTTCAACTCACTTGAGCGGCTGGAAACGTGAATCCTGCATGACGGCGCTGGGGGTGAGACCAAAGGCATAGGGGTTTCCCAGGAGGTGAGTCGGGACTGAGGGGCCGCCCTTTTCCTGGGGGAGCGCCCCCTCCGCGCCCAGACGATCCCTGCTGGCCCCGCGAGGCCCCGAGTCAGCCTGGAAGGAGACGCAGAGGGAGAGCCCGGGTGATTGTCGGTGTGGACCTGTGGCCGTCACGGTTGTCGCCGCTCATGGAGTTCACCCGGCGAGGAGAGAAAGGCCTGTTCATGCCACGGCGCtcttccctccccctccccgcTAACTCACACATTTTCACCCACTTTCTCACACAAATCAACCCACCCCTCCCTGTAAAAACAGAGGAAGCAACATTTCTCTGTGGGGACTATATTCTAAAACACAGGAAACCAGCTGAGAGTGGTGACAAATTGCCTCACCGCGTTTCTCTTATTGCAAATAACCTCCCTCCTCCTgactgatgggggggtggggtgggggtgggggggggtgtgttacatccagagagagagaaagaggatcACACGGATTGTGgaaacacacgtgtgtgttagTTTGCATGTCAGATACGCGCCGCAGCATCAACAGGGAAGacaacaaagttttaaaaatgcagcatccctctgccccccccccaccctttgGCAGCCAGCCTGGTCTCACTTATCAAAtctcacaacaaacacacacacgcactcagcAGGCGCACGCAACGTTTGAGAGCTACAAAGACGTCCCGCTGCGTGAGTgggagtgtgtttctgtgtggcgtTGGATCCCCTGTCCCC
Protein-coding regions in this window:
- the gse1b gene encoding genetic suppressor element 1 isoform X2 encodes the protein MDCRLSGPSESSVAESATGAGKEKDSAPLQPLVRHTDSTLVTLEPEKLDQAECPLSSMSHEPKSPSLGMISTATRTTATVSPLTPSPLNGSIVANGSPAAQSAHSGFAAALRKLAKQAEEPRAASSISSESSPVSSPATNHSSPVSTPKRGPLGPGPVLVPPAGHSVPNTPPVVTIAPTKTSNGLWRNEGRQADSGPRGASRDRLGAEGALPQEKGGPSVPTHLLGNPYAFGLTPSAVMQDSRFQPLNLPRQLPNAVPPGHVPEEYLRGFRPYATTEDALRMPSLPLGLDPATAAAAAAYYHPSYLPHPSFTPYRMDDPFCLSALRSPFYSLPAGGALPPIHPSAVHMHLPGVRYPGDFTHPSLSALQSERLQLEDELRQREREREREREREKEREREAEREKEREREREREKELEREREREREREREREREKERERERELERQKERALREKELQASKAMESHYLAELHAMRGQEDRTKPERLTPNRAEKTKEPAPPAPKPVPPVLHSTMIQAHHPVPGLISTHGLYMGPGGVGPVLSASMMAQRNNEEERWVARQRKMRQEKEDRQYQVSEFRQQVLEQHLDLGRPGEAPEHRTDSHRSIPNLHEPGGRDLHPHLGAPPPLISPKPPQPPREHHPPPPTTLWNPASLIETASDSRRTHEPSGMGHYELSRLPPGALKYEDGARRRDVGVMEKYPQLRGPPGLPEPSTFLADLEKSTQTFFSQQKASLSLSSQYDLEGAGKSSAGLKSLQGHPGHSRSGHGVGAGTGTSGQVATLGTSPDTMLIYDEFLQQHRRPVSKLDLEEKRRREAREKGYYYDLDDSYDESDEEEVRAHLRRVAEQPPLKLDDSTEKLDFLGVFGLTTAGRREELVRQKRRKRRRMLRERSPSPPASQSKRTTPPPPPPQLSTRFTPEEMDRAPELEDKKRFLTMFRLSHVTVQQRRDNERVVELLQAIKEKSVTLDTIRHAPHPLCKSPPPQASDSAFAQPSSESEDQHSVRPHSPPSHCPESPNGHQKPLGDTLRPKEPPSPAVYPDKARGPSEAPISKRSSSLLNSLRPPLPLQAKEGLHAINGRTKPWDSFTPEEFAQQFHESVLQSTQKALQKHKGGATGMSESSHLQESSVHYNIPELQSVPGRPPPPPHSNTHSGPHPLPHPHPQPNGQHFSVPLRREASGTREDLSGPDDSEEEEDEEEEEAPASKWQGIESVFEAYQEYIEEQSLERQVLQNQCRRLEAQNYNLSLTAEQLSHSMGELMSQRQKLAMEREKLQAELEHFRKCLTLPQTHWPRGGHYKGYPPR